The following coding sequences lie in one Trueperaceae bacterium genomic window:
- a CDS encoding homoserine O-acetyltransferase gives MSSGSRVLVHETWGDHAALLARASSGPQGSVGRVRPQLLDVATPHAPLELQRGGRLERVAVAYETYGELNSQGTNAVLIEHALTGSAHAAGVTDREDVPGWWDPLIGPGKAIDTRRFFVVCSNVLGGCYGTTGPSSIDPVTGRPYGPDFPHYTVRDMVAAQHRLLTALGVKSLRAVVGGSMGGMQVLEWAVTHPEMVRAIAPIAIGARHSAWAIGLNEVARRAITADPAWQGGRYPLEHQPETGLGLARAIAMLTYRSYDSLEQKFGRERVGVGEEASADRALDASFQIASYLEYQGVKLVKRFDANTYLSLTRAMDDYDLSEGRGSLNKVLAGIAMPALVMGIDSDVLYPEAEAKALVERMPNARYVTLSSPHGHDAFLIEYPQVAAQLRRFLAGD, from the coding sequence ATGAGTAGCGGCAGCCGCGTCCTCGTTCACGAGACCTGGGGTGACCACGCCGCCCTGCTCGCCCGGGCCAGTTCCGGGCCGCAGGGCAGCGTGGGCAGGGTGCGCCCGCAGCTCCTCGACGTCGCGACCCCGCATGCGCCCCTTGAGCTCCAGCGGGGCGGGCGCCTCGAGCGCGTCGCCGTGGCCTACGAGACCTACGGGGAGCTGAACTCGCAGGGCACGAACGCCGTCCTCATCGAACACGCCCTGACCGGTTCCGCCCACGCGGCCGGCGTGACGGACAGGGAAGACGTGCCGGGGTGGTGGGACCCGCTCATCGGGCCGGGCAAGGCGATCGACACGCGCCGCTTCTTCGTCGTGTGCAGCAACGTGCTCGGGGGCTGCTACGGCACCACCGGCCCGAGCAGCATCGACCCGGTCACCGGCCGCCCCTACGGCCCGGACTTCCCGCACTACACGGTCCGCGACATGGTCGCGGCCCAGCACCGCCTGCTCACCGCCCTCGGCGTCAAGAGCCTGCGCGCGGTCGTCGGCGGCAGCATGGGCGGCATGCAGGTCCTCGAGTGGGCCGTGACGCACCCCGAGATGGTCAGGGCCATCGCCCCCATCGCCATCGGCGCCCGCCACTCGGCCTGGGCGATCGGTCTCAACGAGGTCGCCCGGCGCGCCATCACCGCCGACCCGGCTTGGCAGGGCGGTCGCTACCCCCTTGAGCATCAGCCGGAGACGGGTCTTGGGCTCGCAAGGGCGATCGCCATGCTCACGTACCGCTCCTACGACTCGCTCGAGCAGAAGTTCGGCCGCGAGCGCGTCGGCGTCGGAGAGGAGGCCTCGGCCGACCGCGCCCTCGACGCCTCGTTCCAGATCGCCTCGTACCTCGAGTATCAGGGCGTGAAGCTCGTGAAGCGCTTCGACGCGAACACCTACCTGAGCCTCACGCGCGCCATGGACGACTACGACCTCTCCGAGGGGCGCGGCAGCCTCAACAAGGTGTTGGCCGGCATCGCGATGCCCGCGCTCGTCATGGGCATCGACTCCGACGTGCTCTACCCGGAGGCGGAGGCCAAGGCGCTCGTGGAGCGCATGCCGAACGCGCGCTACGTGACGTTGTCCTCACCGCACGGGCACGACGCGTTCCTGATCGAGTACCCCCAGGTGGCCGCCCAGCTCCGCAGGTTCCTCGCGGGCGACTAG
- a CDS encoding ABC transporter ATP-binding protein — translation MPKAVRMLGISKQFPLVKANDAVDFELEWDEVHALIGENGAGKSTLMKILYGMQPPDSGTIEVNGEQVIIHNARDAIDLGIGMVHQHFMLVEPLTVAENLVLGSEPRIGPMLDRRAAVRRTEELIAEFGFDLAPDTRIEDLPVGLQQQVEILKALYREARILILDEPTAVLTPQETRGLFRFLREFAAKGNAAVFISHKLDEVMEICDRMSVMRDGRMIGTVNRADTDQRRLANMMVGRDVLLRVKKRPATPGAVALEVRDLVLKHPVKPRNVLDGVGFSLRRGEILGVAGVEGNGQSELVEVITGLRKADSGAVLAEGKGGGMRDLTRDDARERHQFGLSHVPEDRNGRGLVTAFSASLNSILGDHYRAPYASRAGLLQDDAIEGHARRLIKDYDVRPTDPNITVSSYSGGNAQKLIVARELEREPSVLILAQPTRGVDIGAIEFIHQQIVEARDAGLPVLLVSADLNEIMSLSDRIIVMYEGRVMGELSQDEATPEKLGLMMAGSTAEAAPA, via the coding sequence ATGCCCAAAGCAGTGAGGATGCTCGGCATCTCCAAGCAGTTCCCGCTCGTCAAGGCGAACGACGCCGTCGACTTCGAGTTGGAGTGGGACGAGGTACACGCGCTCATCGGCGAGAACGGTGCCGGCAAGAGCACCCTCATGAAGATCCTCTACGGCATGCAGCCGCCCGACTCCGGCACCATCGAGGTGAACGGCGAGCAGGTGATCATCCACAACGCCCGTGACGCCATCGACCTCGGCATCGGCATGGTGCACCAGCACTTCATGCTCGTCGAGCCCCTCACGGTGGCGGAGAACCTGGTGCTCGGCTCCGAGCCCCGCATCGGGCCGATGCTCGATCGCCGGGCGGCCGTGCGTCGCACGGAGGAGCTCATCGCCGAGTTCGGTTTCGACCTCGCGCCCGACACGCGCATCGAGGACCTGCCCGTCGGCCTGCAGCAGCAGGTCGAGATCCTGAAGGCCCTGTACCGCGAGGCGCGCATCCTGATCCTCGACGAGCCCACCGCCGTCCTCACGCCGCAGGAGACGCGCGGCCTCTTCCGCTTCCTGCGCGAGTTCGCCGCCAAGGGGAACGCGGCCGTGTTCATCAGCCACAAGCTCGACGAGGTCATGGAGATCTGCGACCGGATGAGCGTCATGCGCGACGGCCGCATGATCGGCACCGTGAACCGCGCCGACACGGACCAGCGCCGGCTCGCCAACATGATGGTCGGGCGCGACGTGCTCCTGCGGGTCAAGAAGCGCCCCGCCACGCCGGGCGCGGTGGCCCTCGAGGTCCGCGACCTCGTACTCAAGCATCCGGTCAAGCCGCGCAACGTGCTGGACGGCGTCGGCTTCTCCCTGCGGCGTGGCGAGATACTGGGTGTCGCCGGCGTGGAGGGTAACGGCCAGTCGGAGCTCGTCGAGGTCATCACCGGCCTGCGCAAGGCGGACTCCGGCGCGGTGCTCGCCGAGGGCAAGGGTGGCGGCATGCGCGACCTCACGCGGGACGACGCGCGCGAGCGCCATCAGTTCGGGCTCAGCCACGTGCCGGAGGACCGCAACGGCAGGGGCCTCGTCACTGCGTTCTCGGCCTCGTTGAACTCGATCCTCGGCGACCACTACCGCGCGCCTTACGCGAGCAGGGCGGGCCTGCTGCAAGACGACGCCATCGAGGGGCACGCCAGGCGGCTCATCAAGGACTACGACGTGCGCCCGACGGACCCCAACATCACCGTGAGCAGCTACTCGGGCGGCAACGCCCAGAAGCTCATCGTGGCGCGGGAGCTGGAGCGCGAGCCGAGCGTGCTGATCCTCGCGCAGCCGACGCGCGGCGTCGACATCGGGGCCATCGAGTTCATCCACCAGCAGATCGTGGAGGCGCGCGACGCCGGTCTGCCGGTCCTGCTCGTCTCCGCCGACCTGAACGAGATCATGAGCCTGTCCGATCGCATAATCGTCATGTACGAGGGCCGCGTGATGGGCGAGCTGAGCCAGGACGAGGCGACCCCGGAGAAGCTCGGCCTCATGATGGCGGGCTCCACCGCCGAGGCGGCGCCCGCCTAG
- a CDS encoding DUF1778 domain-containing protein, translating to MAFDTPRDNRSERIQARATKHAKEKLERAAAVRGVSLSDFLISTALEQADKTRRAHEQVELSARDGLAFTAALLDPPEPNEALRAARSRYYAEVER from the coding sequence ATGGCTTTCGACACGCCTCGGGACAACAGGTCCGAGCGCATCCAGGCTCGCGCGACGAAGCACGCCAAGGAGAAGCTGGAGCGCGCGGCGGCCGTACGGGGCGTCAGCCTCAGCGACTTCCTGATCTCGACCGCTCTGGAGCAGGCGGACAAGACCCGGCGGGCGCACGAGCAGGTCGAGTTGAGTGCGCGAGACGGTTTGGCGTTCACAGCGGCGCTGCTCGATCCGCCGGAGCCGAACGAGGCCCTGCGTGCCGCGAGGAGTCGCTACTACGCCGAGGTGGAACGCTAG